GGCCGTGGTATTGGTGTCGTCAACGAGGATCAGATGCACTTTCGCGCTGGTATTGCCCAGACTGGTCAGCACATCCCGCAAGCCCTGAACCGGTGCCACCGTATACAACGGTTCCACATCGGAACTGCCACCGGCCACTGTGGAGCCGAACACCTGCCCGTTAGCGACCGATTGCTGCGCATACACCTGTGATGCCTTGCCGACTACGACGACGTTCTGAACGGTTTTGCTCATCGGCAGCACGCCATTGTTCTGCAACAAAACGGCCGACTGCTCGCCCATGTCTTTGGCGATCGAACCGTCCGCGCTTGCATTGATCGCTGTCTGCACGATCGCCCGGTCGAAGACACCTGCCTGGAACATTTGCGTGTAACGGCGCGTCAACGCAGTGTCGATATCGGACGTCTGAATCTGGCCCGACGCAAGCGCCGCGTTCAGGTTGGCCGGCGTCCACCAGGTCACCGCTCCTGGGGCGCTCAGTCCCGGCATTTCGTTGTCCAGACCGGCAAGCATCGTATTCGCCGTGCTGTGCGCGGCAAAGAAGTCGGATTGAACATAACCCTTGAAACCCCATTGACCGCGCAATACGTCGGTCATGAGATGCTTGTTTTCGCACATCGAGAACCCGTTGACCGAGTTGTACGAACACATCAGCGCTCCAACCTGGCCATTTTTTACCGCCATTTCGAACGGCAGCAGATAAAGCTCATGCAAAGTCCTGTCGTCGATGCTCTCTTGCACGCTTAAACGATTTGTCTCCTGCTCGTTGGCGACGAAATGCTTGGCCATCGCAATCATGCCGTGAGCTTGAACGGCCTGAATCTCGGCAGACCCCATCGTGCCCGTGAGAAACGGGTCTTCACCCATATATTCGAAATTCCGCCCGCCGACAGGAAGGCGCGCCTGATTCATCCCCGGCGCTTCAAACACCTGTAGCGCGAGGTTGCTCCCTTCCGTGCCGATCAGATTGCCGAACTGCGTGGCAACAGCGGGATCGAAAGAGGCGGCCGTTGCAAGCGCGGACGGCACCGCGGTTGCCTTCGCTGAACTGGGATCGCCGAGTGCGGAAAACGTGCTGCTGACCGAAGTCGACACGCAATCGTTCTGACCGACGCCGACCGGTCCGTTGGTGATGCGCAAGGTCGGGATCTGATATTTGGGCAACCCTGAAATATGGCGGGAGCCGAGGCAATTGGGCAGTTCCGGCACGATGCCGGGCGAGCCGACCAACTGCTCCTCCTTATCCGCGAGTGTCATTGCGGCAACCAGCAATGTCGCGCGTTGGGCCGGAGGGAGTGTGGTGTTCATCCACGCGTTTCCTGCCGCGCTGCCGGCACCGGCGGTGCTGGCACTGTCCACTCCTCCGCCACCGCACGCGCCGACCAGTAGCGCTGCGCTGACCGCCGCCGACGTCCTTCTCTTAACGAACACTTGATACATGGTCCCTCCTCCATTAAATATAGTAATCCTATTGATATAGGTGACTCTTGCGACACACCTTGATAACCAATCGAGTTCGATACGCAACGCTCCGCCGTGCCGACTCGCACGCGCGGGCCGTGTGCTTTAGGACTGAAGCACCGGCTGCGCGGTCGGCGTCGTTTCCGTGGAGGACAACACTGTCCAAAGGACGATTGCACCCAGCACATCGAAAAGCGCGAGACAAACGAACAGCGGGTTGTAACCAATCGTCGTTGCCACGGCACCGATGATCAGCGAAAAGCTGATACTTCCGAGCCACGCGGCCGTGCCGGTCAAGCCGCTCGCCGTTGCAACCTCGTTCTTGCCGAATACATCCGACGCCAACGTGATCAACGCACCCGAGAGCGCCTGGTGCGCAAACCCGCCGACACAGAATAGATAGACTGCCGTATGCGCATCCGTCGCCAGACCGATGCATGCGGGCCCGAACATCAGGATCGCGCCCGTGGTCACGACCAGCTTGCGCGATGAAATCAGCGACACGTTGAACCACTTCATGAACAGCGGGGACAGGTAGCCGCCGACGATGCTGCCCAGATCCGCCGCCAGAAATGGCAGCCATGCAAACATCGCGATTTCCTTCAGGCTCATATGCCTGACGGTGGACAGGTAGAGCGGAATCCAGAAGTTGAATGTCGCCCATGCCGGATCGGCGAGAAAGCGAGGAATCGCTATGCCCCAGAATTTTCTGGAACTCAGAATATGCTTCCAGGAAGCCTTCTCGATGTCTGTGTTGGACTGGCCATCGACAATGTACTGGCGTTCCGAGGGCTCGAGACGGACGTGGTCCCGCGGCGTCCGGTAGGCAAACAGCCAGATCGCCACCCAAACGAAGCCAAGGCCGCCGGTCACGACGAACGCCATTTGCCAGCTTGAATGAAGGATGCACCAGACCACGAGAGGAGGCGCGATCATGGCGCCGATCGCGGTGCCCGCGTTAAACCAGCCAGTCGCAATGGAACGCTCCTTGTCCGGAAACCATTCGGATACGACCTTCAGACCGGCAGGAATAACCGAGGCTTCGGTCAGCCCCAGCAAGCCACGGAAGAACGCCAGCGACAGCCAACCTGAAGCGAAGCCGTGCAGCGCATTGGCCAGTGACCATGCCAATGCAAAAATGGCAAAACCGATCTTTGTGCCGAGCATGTCGAGAACATAGCCGGCGATAGGTTGCATGACGGTATAAGCAGCCTGAAACGCAGCCACAACGTATGAATACTGCTGCGTGGAAATGCCCAGTTGCTTGCTCAAAGTGGGCATCGCGACCGACAGCGAACTTCGGGACAGATAGTTCAAGGCAACGCCTATCATCACGAGCCCGATGATCCACCAGCGCAGGCCTTTCATATAACGTTTGCTCACCGACTGTCTCCTGTATCGTTTCAATTCCGCTTTGCCGGACGCTCACTGGTGTGTGCTGACCAAGCAACGACCGACAGAATTGCTTTGCCTCGCGAACGGCGCATGTCGGATCACCGTGCCCCGCCGTGTTTGTCCGCGCGTCAGTCCGCGCCGCGCACATTCGCGCATTCCGCGGTTGATCGTATTCACATGTAAGCCCAACAGATCCGCGAGCATTCTTTGCGGCGGCAGCGTGTCGCCCGTCCTCAATGCCCCACCGTGAACGGCCTGCTCTATCGCGTCGGCAATTGCCAGATATTGCGGACCTCGGTGCGCTTTCAGATCGGGGACCCAGATTTTCATCGATTTTCCTCTATCGACCGATGTGATCGGTCATCTGATGAGTTGAAGTGTACTTGACGAAGATGTGTCCAACCGCAATGTAAACCCTAATATTTGGGAAAAATCCGGGGAATATTGGCTTCTGTCTGGGTGCCGCTTTTGAGGTGAAGCGCTGTGGCTGGCGCTGTCAGGCGCGACTGGCTTCGCCACGAGACTACTTATCCAACCAAGCCGGCGAACTCATGTTGTCGGACAACCTATGACAAGTTTAAGCACCACAAGCAAGCGAGCTTGGGAAGTTGACCAAACCGCAGAGGTGGCACCGCCGAGTCCAGCCTCCAAACCCGCGCCTCCGTCCGGCAACGCCACGCAACCGAAAAGGCGGTACGACACTAGATAGAGTGCTTGGCTCCCTTCGTTAAACGACTAGTATGGTTGGGTGAGCGCCCTCCTCGGACCTCGGGGAATAAGCATGGATCGCGACTCATCTGTCGCACAGACCCGGCACAGGATTCCGCCCTGATGCCCGCTCACGACGCCAATTAAGTGCGCTGCGTAGTGACATGAATGCGCCCGCTTCTTCACGCTGCGTAAGAACCTGCTTGCACGTTGCAACGCAAAAGCGTTCGCCGTCGACAAGGCGCCGGACCGTCTCTTGTGTTCGCGCGATCGATGAAACGATGCCTGTCCGGCGCGAAGGAGCGACAAAATGAACGCGAGTCTTCAGGCGGTGCGATCGGGTTCCCCGGACACGGTAGTGATAGCGCGCACGAAAGAACTCGAGGACGACGGCATCAAGGCGGCGAACATCGACGGAATCGATTTGATCGTTCTCCGCCACGGCAACGCCATTTCGATTTTTCAGGGCCGCTGCCCGCATCAAGGCACTCTCCTATCCGAAGGAACGGTAAAAGATGGCGTGCTCACCTGCCGGGCGCACGGTTGGCAGTTCAACTGCTCGTCAGGCTGCAGGCAAGGACCGAGTAGTTCGAATCTGAAGCGCTTCGACGCAATCGTCGAGAACGGCGAAGTTAAAGTCGATCGCAACGAAGTGCGCGCATGGAATGCGCAGCGCTCTGGCCCGGCGGGGACAACGCCGTCGCGCGAGTCTCCCGTGCGGTCGCTTGCCCAGCTTCCTGGCCCAAAGCGCGTTCCGTTTCTCGGCAATACATTGCAGCTACGGCCCGAGAAACTGCACCTCGTGCTCGAGCGGTGGTCCCGGGAGTTCGGCCCTGTGTACACGTTCAGATTGATCGGCCGCCCATTCGTTGCGATCGCCGACCCGATTCTCATCAGTCAAGTCTTGCGCGATCGCCCTGGAGCTTATCGCCGCTGGAACGTGATCGAAACCGTTGCGCGCGAGTTGGGCATCAACGGCGTCTTCTCCATGGAAGGCGAGGCCTGGCGACGGCAACGGCAACTCGTCGCAAAGGCACTGGACCCCCTGCATCTGCGTGCCTTCTTCCCGTTGCTCTGCGAGATGACGCGTCGATTGCTGCAACGCTGGGAGAGAGCGACTCGCGATCAGCAATCCATCGATATCCAGAAGGACCTGATGCGATACACGGTGGACGTCACCACCAATCTCGCATTCGGATATGACATGGACACCATCGAAAGCGAGGGCGACGTGATCCAGCGGCATCTCGAAGTCGTGTTCCCGATGATCAACCGGCGCATCAATGCACCCTTCCCCTATTGGCATTACGTCAAGCTACCCGCCGACAAGACGCTGGATCGCGCCTTGATTGCAGTTCAGGCGCTCACGAAGGACCTCATCGCCGCGAACCGCGCGCGACTCGCACAGCGCTCGGAAGCGGACGCGATGCCCACGAATCTGCTCGAGGCGTTGCTCATGGCACAACAGGAAGGAGAAGCGCCGCTGACAGACGACGAAGTGCTGGCCAATGTGTTCACCATCCTGTTGGCCGGACAGGACACGACGGCGAACACCATCGCCTGGGTGGTGTACTTCATGGCGTCTCTACCAGATGTCCAGCGAAAAATGCAGGAAGAAGTCGATGCCGTTATCGGATCTGCAGCCATGCTTGAAGATTTTGACGCGGGCGACGCGCTCCTCTATCTGAACGCGGTAATCAGCGAGTCCATGCGGCTCAAATCCGTTACGCCCGTTCTCGCAGTCGAGCCGAATTACGACGTGCAAGTGGGCGACGTTGCGATCCCGAAGGGCGCGGTGCTGTCGCTGTTGACGCGCGAGGCAGGACTGCAGCAAGGCGGCGACTCGGCGGCCGGTGTGTTCGATCCGGACCGCTGGCTCACTGGCGAGAGCGCCGCCAGTCATCATCGAGCGGGGTTCATGCCGTTCGGTTCGGGACCGCGCCTGTGTCCGGGGCGCAGCCTCGCTTTGATGGAAGTGAGATCGGCAGTCGCCATGCTGTGCCGCAACTTCGATCTGTTGCTGGTCAAAGATGCGCCCGAGGTGGAGGAAGTGTTCGCGTTCTCGATGGTGCCGCGAAACCTGCGCATCGAATTGCGTCGACGCGGCTAGTCGATCTGTCAACGTAAGTCGAGCCCTTTCCGCGCACGCCGATCCCTTCAACGAATACGAAAGCGAGGACATCATGAACTTTTCGGGCATCCTGCATCATGCGCGCACGCCATTCGAGAATGGCGTCGGCTCGGGCTATCTGGGCGACGTTTCCCAAGCCGACATCGAGCGCGCATCCGAGACGATCCGGGGGACCGTCATTCGCACACCGCTGCTGCCGTACTCGGCCGCCACGGATCGAAGCGTGTTTCTCAAACCGGAGAACCTTCAGCCGCGCGGATCGTTCAAGATACGCTGCGCGCTGAACGCGGTATCCCGCCTCACGCCAGCTCAACTGTCGAACGGTGTCTATACGGCGAGCACCGGGAACTTCGCCCTTGGCGTGACCGAAGCAACGAGGGTTCGCGGCGCGGACGTCAGAGTGTATGTCACCGATACGGCAGCGAGGAGCAAGATCGAGGCACTTCGCTCGCTGGGCGCCGAGGTGATCGAAGTCACCTACGAAAGATGGTGGGCCATACTGTGCGGTGAAATACCGGCCGGCGAAACCGGCACGTTTCTGCATCCCTGTGCGTGTCGCGATGTAGTCGTCGGCGACGCGACGATCGGACAGGAGATCCTGGAAGACCTGCCGGATGTCGACGCGATCCTCGTGCCCTTCGGCGGCGGCGGACTGATCATGGGTATTGCGCTGGCGTGCGCGCATTGGGACTCGCGCGCGAAATTGTATGCGTGCGAAAGCGAGGCGGCGGCACCTTTCTATTCTTCTCTCGCGGCCAGCGCTATCGTCGAAGTGCCGGTCGACTCGACTCCCATGGTCGCGGGCATCGGTGTCTCGACCGTGCTCGACGCAAATTGGCCATACCTCAATGCGTTGGTGGATGGCGTCATCGTGTCAACGCTCGAGGATACGGCCGAGGCCATACGGTGTCTGGCGAAACACAATCATCTCGTCGTCGAAGGCGCGGGGGCAGTCGCGCTTGCCGCGGCCCGCCATCCTTACTTTGCCGGCAAGCGCATTGCCGCTGTGCTGACTGGAGGCGGCATTGATATGCATGTTCTGGCTTCGGTGCTGAACGACGACCGGTCTGCGTATCTCATGCCGTCGCGGCTTCGTGACTACGAATAGGACATGGGAACCAGAGTTGAACGGCGCGCTTACGAAAGCGCGATTCGTATTTAATGGCCTTCAGTCGTGGAAACATTGATTGGGCGGCACGCTTGAGATTCCGGAGCCCGACGAAACGCCGGATGCCCTGTTCAATCAGTCGCTGGAGAAGGGAATCGCGGTGCTACGCGCGTTCAGTGCGCAGCGCCGGCCGATGACGCTGCCGGAAGTCGCGGAAGCGACGTCCATCACCAAAAGCTCTGCGCAGCGCATGATCTACACGCTGGAGAATCTCGGCTATGTGAGAAAGCATCCGCGTACGAAGCGGTATCGGCTCGCGCCGCGTGTGAGTGCTCACCGTCGCGTGACGGTGCTCGCATCCCGGCTTGGAGTAGAAGAAGACGGAAACGCCATCCCTCCTTCGGCCTCGCTCCAACGCGCGACCCACTCAGGCAACGCCGGCGATGGCTGCGTCACGCCGGACAGTTGCAGTAACTCGCCAGTCGTCACGACACCGCCGCTTCGCTTCAGGAAGCGCGCTCGCACGATGGCCACCGCGACATGCGCGTCGTCGCGCACGAACCCTTGTTCGATGAAGATGTGCTTCTCATCCCAGCCGATCACACGGGTCTGGACGTCATAGCGGTTGCCGAGTTCGAGCGAGCGGTGAAAACGCATCGTTTCCAGCGTGACAACCGGATACCAACGATGTGCCTTCAGTTGACGCCACAAGCCGCTGCGCATCATCAGATCGACTCGCGCCAGATCGAGGATCGTGAAATAACGACCGTTGTTCATGTGAAGCAAGACGTCGAGGTCATTCAACCAGACCCGAAACGGCGTGACACACGTATCGAGCACATGCAGCCGGCTGCGGCGCCGGCTGGTGAATATCAGAAGCAACAAACGAAGTAGCAGACTCATGCGAAAACCCGGTGGTGGCGACGCGCTGCACGCGGCAGGCAAACGTGCATGTTAGACGCGCGGATGGGATACGGGATGCGGATGACAGGCAAATCTGTAGAGCGCTTGCTCGAAAACAAGCGGCTTCGATAGCCTCGCCGCTCGCCCGGCGAAAACAATCAGGCGTTGCGAGAAAAAAAATCACGACGGAGATTCGTTCTACACAAAGAGAGGGAAGCGACTTCACCGTAAACACGAACCTGTTCACGTTCGAGCCGGACACGATCGGAGGTAGACCATGAAGAAACCAACCAACACCGGCGCTGCGGATTTGCGCGCCTTGGGTCGAACCACACAGAAAAGCGCGCGGCTTCTTCTTCAGGAAAAATTTAATTCGATCGTGGAACGGCGCAGAGCGAGCGGCGCGAATCTCGCCGCCGCGACGGAGGCGGCGAATGTGGCGCTCCGGCGTGTCTTAGCTCAAGACAAAGAGTTCGCGGCTGCGATCAAACCGCTCGTCACAGCGTCGCGCACCGGCTTGCTCAAGATCGAACGGACCGAGCCCAGGCTCGGCCGACCTCTCTCCCGGGAGTCCGCGCTCGGCCTGCTATCAGGCAGCGGCATCCGCGGTTTGGGCGGCACATCGGGCAGCATCGTCATGACAATGGCAAAGGATACCCGGATCGATGTGCGCGGCGTGCCGTATAACGACGCCTGGACGAATGCCGGCGGCGGCGCCCATCAGCAGCAAACCGTATGGGCGGATAAGAACACCGGTCAGTTCGGATTCCTGTATACGATCGGCAAGGAGGGCGGCGCGTTGACATGCGGTGCCGGGGTCGAGGTTCTGTTCATGCGCGATGTTCCGGGCTTTCCGCCTGGACAAGGACCGGCCGGCTTGGCGCAGGTGCGCGCGTACACGCCATACAACTACGTCTGGCACGATAAGTCTTATCTGGGAACCGCCCACCAGCATGCGGGCTTCGGCGTCCTCGTCTGGAGTGCGCCGATCGACGGCGGCCCTTCGCGGACGGATCTCGATCACGAGTACTGGGTCTGGAGCGACGGAACCTCGTGGTATGAAGAGCACAACAACGCCAGCTTCCCCGGCCAGGACTGGGAACTTGCCTTGCAGTATGGAAACGAGGCGCCGTATTTCTCTATCGAGCCCGGCCGCTTATACGGCGCCTGGATCTGGTGTTTTGCCCAGAGCGATGCTCACGGTGCCGACCTCACTTCCGCGGCGTACGCACAGGCGCTCATCGACGCGACGGCCACGTTTATCGTGATCGGACAACAGTAGAGTCATACCGGTTAGCCGCCGGGCCGGCCCGACCGGACCGTTTGACCTGTCGAGCCGGCTGCCGGCGTTCCGCTCACGGGCGACGGGGCGTGCTACCTGTCGCAACTTCGTGAGCGCCCCTCAATCATCGGCCAACGGGCTTCGCGACGTCTCCTTGCTCGCCAGCATCGCCACGAGCGCCACGCCCGCAGCGCCCACCAGATACCATGCCGGCGCCAGCTTGCTACCCGTTGCGCCGATCAACCACGTGGCGACGAGCGGCGCCGTGCCGCCGAATAGCGCATTGGCCGCGTTGAAGCAGAACGCAAAGCCACTGTAGCGCACGCGCGTCGGAAAGATTTCCGATAGAAAGCACGGCAGCGTACCGTCGTTCATCGTCAACAACGCGCCGAAAGCAATCTGGATCATCACGATGGTCGCGAAGCTCGCGCCGACCAGGCCTTTGAAGAGCGGGACGGTCAACAGCGCGAACAGAATGGACGCGCCGATCAGCATCGTCTTGCGGCCCACCCGATCGGAGAGCTTGCCCATCAGAAAGATGAGCCCGATATAAGCAGCAAGCGAAATCGTCGCAACAATGAACGACTCGGTTTCACCCATGCCCATTTCCGTCGACAGATACGTCGGCATGTAGCTGAGCACCAGATAGAACGCAACCGCGTTCAGGCACGTCACGCCGAAGGCGATCAGCATCTTGCCGCGGTGCACGCTCATCAGTTCCTTGATCGGTGCGCGCGGAACATGATGGGACGCTTCCAGCGCCTTGAATTTCGGCGTGTCTTCCAGACGCACGCGAATATAACGGCCGATCAGTCCGAAGGGCGCGGCAAGCAGGAACGGCAGACGCCAGCCGAATGAATGAAGCTGTTCCGTCGTCAGCACGGCATGCAGCACGGCCACGAACACCGAGCCGAACAGAAGTCCCGCCGCCGTGCTCGCCGGCACGATGCTGGTATAAACGCCGCGCTTGCCTTCAGGCGCGTATTCGGCGAGAAAGGCGGACGCGCCGGCATATTCGCCGGAAGCCGAGAAACCCTGCACGACCCGAACCAGCAGTAGCAGAATCGGCGCGAGTACGCCAACCTGCGCATAAGTCGGCAAAAACGCAATGACGAAGGTCGAGCAGGACATGATCAAAATCGATAGGGAGAGCGCTGTCCTGCGGCCTATCTTGTCGCCGAAATGGCCCCACACGATGCCGCCGATCGGTCTGACGATAAACGAAATCGCGAACACGCCATAGGCGGCGAGCAGGCCGGTCGCTGAATCCGTCCGCGGAAAGAACACGACCGCGATGATCGTGGCGAGATAGCCGTACGACGCGTAATCGAACCACTCGACGAAGTTGCCGATAAAGCTGGCCGTCGCCGCGCGTTTGAGCAGCCGGCCATCGACGCGGGCGCGCCCCTGCTCCGCAGCGGCTGCGTGCATGAAAGCGCCGTCGTCCGGCGCGATCACGCCGGCACCCGCTGAACTGCCTGAAACAGCTTTTCTGGTACTCATCTACGATCTCCAAACGTGAAACGTGGGACTGCCAGGTTGTGGCGACGACTCTTGCGGCCGTCTGTCCAGGATCCGCTCTGTTCGCGCGGGTGTGTGCCGTTTCGGCAAATAGTAGAAGCTCGGTCAGGCGGAAGATTTTCGGTCGCGACGGAACACTTTCTGATTTCGACATCGCGGGTTTACACAAGACCGGCTGCGAAACGAGCCGGAAAAAAGGCCAAAAAAAAGCCCGCGTCAGACCCGACGGCATTCGTCTGCCGTCGAGCCTCGACGCGGGCAACCTTGGAAGGTTCGGGTACTACAAGAGAGTGATCAGTACGCTACATGCGCTACGGTGTCGGTTGTGGTCCGGAAGTGCGGACTGCGGCGAGCGAGCACGAAGTAGGTCAAGCCCGCGGAGATCAGCCCGAACTCGAAACTCAGATCGCCCCAGCCGAGGTAATCGCGCATCAACGGACTGACAAAGGTCGGCGAATTCGAGAATACGAGTGACGCCCCGATACCCGCCATCAGCGCAATCACGCCGGGCCAGAAGATGCCCGCGTCGTACCAGTAGGCGCCGCTGCCCCATTTCATCCACGCGTCGGCCTGATAGCGGCCGCGGCGCATGAAATAATCCACGACCACGATGGCCGCCCAGGGCGCCGTCCAATACACCATGTAGTTCAGGAACACCTGGTACATGTCGAAGAATTGGCCATAGAACACGGTCACCACGCGGAAGCAGAGCGTGAACAGCGCGATGATGGTCAGCGAGGTGATGCGGTTGATCGGAATGCGCAACGCCAGCAATCCGAGACCTGCCGTGTAGCCGTTCGGCACATTGGCCGCGATGCCGCCGAGAATGATCGAGAACAGCAGCGGGACGATGAACCACGTCGGCAGGAAGCGTCCCAATTGACTCACCGGATCGTCGCCGAGCGAGCCACCCAGCGCCGTGGCGAACAGCACGCCGATCACTTCGCAGAACATCAGCGCCACGAACTGGCCGCCTCCCGCCGCGAGCACGATC
The nucleotide sequence above comes from Paraburkholderia aromaticivorans. Encoded proteins:
- a CDS encoding GntR family transcriptional regulator, with translation MKIWVPDLKAHRGPQYLAIADAIEQAVHGGALRTGDTLPPQRMLADLLGLHVNTINRGMRECARRGLTRGQTRRGTVIRHAPFARQSNSVGRCLVSTHQ
- a CDS encoding threonine ammonia-lyase, which encodes MNFSGILHHARTPFENGVGSGYLGDVSQADIERASETIRGTVIRTPLLPYSAATDRSVFLKPENLQPRGSFKIRCALNAVSRLTPAQLSNGVYTASTGNFALGVTEATRVRGADVRVYVTDTAARSKIEALRSLGAEVIEVTYERWWAILCGEIPAGETGTFLHPCACRDVVVGDATIGQEILEDLPDVDAILVPFGGGGLIMGIALACAHWDSRAKLYACESEAAAPFYSSLAASAIVEVPVDSTPMVAGIGVSTVLDANWPYLNALVDGVIVSTLEDTAEAIRCLAKHNHLVVEGAGAVALAAARHPYFAGKRIAAVLTGGGIDMHVLASVLNDDRSAYLMPSRLRDYE
- a CDS encoding thioesterase family protein, whose protein sequence is MSLLLRLLLLIFTSRRRSRLHVLDTCVTPFRVWLNDLDVLLHMNNGRYFTILDLARVDLMMRSGLWRQLKAHRWYPVVTLETMRFHRSLELGNRYDVQTRVIGWDEKHIFIEQGFVRDDAHVAVAIVRARFLKRSGGVVTTGELLQLSGVTQPSPALPEWVARWSEAEGGMAFPSSSTPSRDASTVTRR
- a CDS encoding beta-glucosidase family protein, with protein sequence MNTTLPPAQRATLLVAAMTLADKEEQLVGSPGIVPELPNCLGSRHISGLPKYQIPTLRITNGPVGVGQNDCVSTSVSSTFSALGDPSSAKATAVPSALATAASFDPAVATQFGNLIGTEGSNLALQVFEAPGMNQARLPVGGRNFEYMGEDPFLTGTMGSAEIQAVQAHGMIAMAKHFVANEQETNRLSVQESIDDRTLHELYLLPFEMAVKNGQVGALMCSYNSVNGFSMCENKHLMTDVLRGQWGFKGYVQSDFFAAHSTANTMLAGLDNEMPGLSAPGAVTWWTPANLNAALASGQIQTSDIDTALTRRYTQMFQAGVFDRAIVQTAINASADGSIAKDMGEQSAVLLQNNGVLPMSKTVQNVVVVGKASQVYAQQSVANGQVFGSTVAGGSSDVEPLYTVAPVQGLRDVLTSLGNTSAKVHLILVDDTNTTATIDGAATTFAAAKTAATSADAVIVMAGSMSEEGADQATFTDATGMTLDTGKYLNTLDWYGPKPSAITTTVTAKTSNTLAMIQALVAANSKTVLVLKDNAAQALDASLLAGGASAPAAILEAWYPGEEDGHIVADLLFGVANPSGKLPVTFPRVGQGFMDSITQVQYPGVMIDGNPTVTYSEGLNMGYRWYDANNKTPAFEFGYGLSYTTFTITNPSVSPGANGTYVVSATVTNTGKLAGAEVAQAYVGMPASTGEPPKRLVGFQKISLAAGASQVVKIAIDPNSASHPLGTWNKDTQQWVNASGSYPVYLGNSSRKLAAAGAISQ
- a CDS encoding cytochrome P450, producing the protein MNASLQAVRSGSPDTVVIARTKELEDDGIKAANIDGIDLIVLRHGNAISIFQGRCPHQGTLLSEGTVKDGVLTCRAHGWQFNCSSGCRQGPSSSNLKRFDAIVENGEVKVDRNEVRAWNAQRSGPAGTTPSRESPVRSLAQLPGPKRVPFLGNTLQLRPEKLHLVLERWSREFGPVYTFRLIGRPFVAIADPILISQVLRDRPGAYRRWNVIETVARELGINGVFSMEGEAWRRQRQLVAKALDPLHLRAFFPLLCEMTRRLLQRWERATRDQQSIDIQKDLMRYTVDVTTNLAFGYDMDTIESEGDVIQRHLEVVFPMINRRINAPFPYWHYVKLPADKTLDRALIAVQALTKDLIAANRARLAQRSEADAMPTNLLEALLMAQQEGEAPLTDDEVLANVFTILLAGQDTTANTIAWVVYFMASLPDVQRKMQEEVDAVIGSAAMLEDFDAGDALLYLNAVISESMRLKSVTPVLAVEPNYDVQVGDVAIPKGAVLSLLTREAGLQQGGDSAAGVFDPDRWLTGESAASHHRAGFMPFGSGPRLCPGRSLALMEVRSAVAMLCRNFDLLLVKDAPEVEEVFAFSMVPRNLRIELRRRG
- a CDS encoding MFS transporter; this encodes MSTRKAVSGSSAGAGVIAPDDGAFMHAAAAEQGRARVDGRLLKRAATASFIGNFVEWFDYASYGYLATIIAVVFFPRTDSATGLLAAYGVFAISFIVRPIGGIVWGHFGDKIGRRTALSLSILIMSCSTFVIAFLPTYAQVGVLAPILLLLVRVVQGFSASGEYAGASAFLAEYAPEGKRGVYTSIVPASTAAGLLFGSVFVAVLHAVLTTEQLHSFGWRLPFLLAAPFGLIGRYIRVRLEDTPKFKALEASHHVPRAPIKELMSVHRGKMLIAFGVTCLNAVAFYLVLSYMPTYLSTEMGMGETESFIVATISLAAYIGLIFLMGKLSDRVGRKTMLIGASILFALLTVPLFKGLVGASFATIVMIQIAFGALLTMNDGTLPCFLSEIFPTRVRYSGFAFCFNAANALFGGTAPLVATWLIGATGSKLAPAWYLVGAAGVALVAMLASKETSRSPLADD
- a CDS encoding MFS transporter; this encodes MKGLRWWIIGLVMIGVALNYLSRSSLSVAMPTLSKQLGISTQQYSYVVAAFQAAYTVMQPIAGYVLDMLGTKIGFAIFALAWSLANALHGFASGWLSLAFFRGLLGLTEASVIPAGLKVVSEWFPDKERSIATGWFNAGTAIGAMIAPPLVVWCILHSSWQMAFVVTGGLGFVWVAIWLFAYRTPRDHVRLEPSERQYIVDGQSNTDIEKASWKHILSSRKFWGIAIPRFLADPAWATFNFWIPLYLSTVRHMSLKEIAMFAWLPFLAADLGSIVGGYLSPLFMKWFNVSLISSRKLVVTTGAILMFGPACIGLATDAHTAVYLFCVGGFAHQALSGALITLASDVFGKNEVATASGLTGTAAWLGSISFSLIIGAVATTIGYNPLFVCLALFDVLGAIVLWTVLSSTETTPTAQPVLQS